A single window of Archangium gephyra DNA harbors:
- the egtB gene encoding ergothioneine biosynthesis protein EgtB yields the protein MRRPELRPWKTSAVSELTAARSRLLRMLEGLPEDALTRQHSPLMSPIVWDVAHLANYEEQWLLRALGAPALTDSAFDALYDAFRHPRASRSQLPLLSPEQAFAYASRVREASLEWLHSLPEDSSTPLLRGGFVYGLVAQHEQQHLETLAATLQLMTSHVYRPAALPRPRPARAAQYEVFLPGGPVRLGSDAPWAYDNERPAHTVHVPDFLLDSHPVTNGDYAVFVDSGGYTDSRWWDPQGFEWLQAQGIRHPLFWLPQQGGTWLRRRYGWVEPLPKDEPVQHVCWYEADAYARWAGKRLPTEAEWEKAATGSDGQPRVYPWGDAAPDAAHANLGGDTWGPSPIGGYPAGQSVDGVWGLLGDVWEWTSSTFDGYVGFKSFPYREYSEVFFGTEYRVLRGGAWASAPVAVRNSFRNWDYPIRRQIFAGFRCARDAR from the coding sequence ATGCGCAGGCCCGAGCTTCGTCCCTGGAAGACATCCGCCGTCTCGGAGCTCACCGCCGCGCGCTCGCGCCTGCTGCGGATGCTCGAGGGCCTGCCCGAGGACGCCCTCACCCGCCAGCACTCGCCCCTCATGTCCCCCATCGTCTGGGACGTGGCCCACCTGGCCAACTACGAGGAGCAGTGGTTGCTGCGCGCGCTCGGCGCCCCCGCCCTCACCGACTCCGCCTTCGACGCCCTCTACGACGCCTTCCGCCACCCGCGCGCCTCGCGCTCCCAGCTGCCCCTGCTCTCCCCCGAGCAGGCCTTCGCCTACGCCTCGCGCGTCCGCGAGGCCTCGCTCGAGTGGCTGCACTCGCTCCCCGAGGACTCGTCCACCCCCCTGCTGCGCGGCGGCTTCGTCTACGGCCTCGTCGCCCAGCACGAGCAGCAACACCTGGAGACGCTCGCCGCCACGCTGCAGCTCATGACGAGCCACGTGTACCGGCCCGCCGCGCTCCCCCGTCCCCGTCCCGCCCGCGCCGCCCAGTACGAGGTGTTCCTCCCCGGCGGCCCCGTGCGCCTGGGCAGCGACGCGCCCTGGGCCTACGACAACGAGCGCCCCGCGCACACCGTGCACGTGCCGGACTTCCTCCTGGACTCGCACCCCGTCACCAACGGGGACTACGCCGTCTTCGTCGACTCGGGCGGCTACACCGACAGCCGCTGGTGGGACCCCCAGGGCTTCGAGTGGCTTCAGGCCCAGGGCATCCGCCACCCGCTCTTCTGGCTTCCCCAGCAGGGCGGCACCTGGCTGCGGCGGCGCTACGGCTGGGTGGAGCCCCTGCCCAAGGACGAGCCCGTGCAGCACGTGTGCTGGTACGAAGCGGACGCCTACGCGCGCTGGGCCGGCAAGCGGCTGCCCACCGAGGCCGAATGGGAGAAGGCCGCGACGGGCTCGGACGGCCAGCCCCGCGTGTATCCCTGGGGCGACGCGGCGCCGGACGCGGCCCACGCCAACCTCGGCGGAGACACCTGGGGCCCCTCGCCCATTGGCGGCTACCCGGCGGGCCAGAGCGTGGACGGTGTCTGGGGCCTGCTGGGGGACGTCTGGGAGTGGACCTCCAGCACCTTCGATGGATACGTGGGATTCAAATCGTTTCCTTACCGGGAGTACTCGGAGGTGTTCTTCGGGACGGAGTACCGGGTGTTGAGGGGTGGAGCGTGGGCGAGCGCGCCGGTGGCGGTGCGCAACAGCTTCCGCAACTGGGACTACCCCATCCGCCGGCAGATCTTCGCCGGCTTCAGGTGCGCGCGAGACGCGAGGTGA
- a CDS encoding DUF2231 domain-containing protein, giving the protein MKMLLHELHPAVIHTPLALLPTATVADVIAVTTGDRVWAKVGRRLWVAGTLSALFSGLAGLAASQEVKLEEPRARDMVFLHGLGNAVITLGAVGVTLWRLGRAPSPVQCALGLAANVAAVYTATLGGKMVYELGVGINPMPVEGSVGTLKGPPLLSREAPKALIRDAVLGVRWLLGRARGLFSGAQPLASGAKGFGEGTQVPAVTSEPLVDDATLSPSPRPLI; this is encoded by the coding sequence ATGAAGATGCTGCTTCACGAGCTGCACCCGGCCGTCATCCACACCCCGCTCGCCCTGCTCCCCACCGCCACGGTGGCCGACGTCATCGCCGTCACCACCGGGGACCGCGTCTGGGCCAAGGTGGGCCGGCGGCTGTGGGTCGCGGGCACCCTGAGCGCCCTCTTCTCGGGACTGGCCGGACTGGCCGCCTCGCAGGAGGTGAAGCTCGAGGAACCCCGCGCTCGCGACATGGTGTTCCTCCACGGCCTCGGCAATGCCGTCATCACCCTGGGCGCCGTGGGCGTGACGCTGTGGCGGCTCGGGCGCGCGCCGTCACCCGTGCAGTGCGCGCTCGGACTCGCCGCCAACGTGGCCGCCGTCTACACCGCCACCCTCGGCGGCAAGATGGTCTACGAGCTCGGCGTGGGCATCAACCCGATGCCCGTGGAGGGCTCGGTGGGCACGCTCAAGGGGCCTCCCCTCCTCTCCCGCGAGGCCCCCAAGGCACTCATCCGTGATGCCGTCCTCGGCGTGCGCTGGCTGCTCGGCCGGGCACGCGGCCTCTTCTCGGGAGCCCAGCCGCTGGCCTCCGGTGCCAAGGGCTTCGGCGAGGGGACGCAGGTGCCCGCGGTGACGAGCGAGCCCCTCGTGGATGACGCCACGCTCTCGCCCTCGCCGCGGCCGCTCATCTGA
- the egtD gene encoding L-histidine N(alpha)-methyltransferase, whose protein sequence is MGQGGWMGGTGLGRQREPEVTVEVHVRPGDAQRALHAEVLSGLCGKGTPRELSPKWLYDERGSQLFDEITRLPEYYPTRREREILVAHAGDIARASGADTLIELGSGSSEKTRLLLDALRRTGQLRRFVPFDVSEAFLRQAARAVAGEYPGLRVHAVVGDFERHLERLPRGGRRLVAFLGGTIGNLKPAERARFYGQLASGMEPGEGLLLGTDLLKCRERLFAAYNDSAGVTAAFNRNVLHVLNRELGADFEPEAFEHLAPFDEENGWVEMRLISSRAQTVKLPALRRYVNFAEGEVLRTEVSCKFRAEQVEAELSAAGLHLAERWTDAAGDFALSLALKR, encoded by the coding sequence ATGGGACAGGGGGGATGGATGGGCGGCACGGGACTGGGACGGCAGCGCGAGCCCGAGGTGACGGTGGAGGTGCACGTGCGGCCGGGGGACGCGCAACGGGCGTTGCACGCGGAGGTGCTCTCCGGGCTGTGCGGGAAGGGCACGCCGCGGGAGCTGTCGCCCAAGTGGCTCTATGACGAGCGGGGCAGCCAGCTCTTCGATGAAATCACCCGGCTGCCGGAGTACTACCCCACGCGGCGCGAGCGCGAAATCCTCGTGGCGCACGCGGGGGACATCGCCCGGGCGAGCGGGGCGGACACGCTGATTGAGTTGGGCAGCGGGAGCAGCGAGAAGACGCGGCTGCTGCTGGACGCGCTGAGGCGCACGGGACAGCTGAGACGCTTCGTGCCCTTCGACGTGAGCGAGGCCTTCCTGAGGCAGGCGGCGCGGGCGGTGGCGGGCGAGTACCCGGGGCTGCGGGTGCACGCGGTGGTGGGGGACTTCGAGCGGCACCTGGAGCGGCTGCCCAGGGGAGGGCGCCGGCTGGTGGCCTTCCTGGGAGGAACGATTGGCAACCTGAAGCCGGCCGAGCGCGCGCGCTTCTACGGGCAGCTGGCCTCGGGGATGGAGCCGGGCGAGGGGCTGCTGTTGGGGACGGACCTGCTCAAGTGCCGCGAGCGGCTGTTCGCGGCGTACAACGACAGCGCGGGGGTGACGGCGGCCTTCAACCGCAACGTGTTGCACGTGCTCAACCGGGAGCTGGGGGCGGACTTCGAGCCCGAGGCCTTCGAGCACCTGGCGCCCTTCGACGAGGAGAACGGCTGGGTGGAGATGCGGCTCATCTCCTCGCGGGCGCAGACGGTGAAGCTGCCGGCGCTGCGGCGGTACGTGAACTTCGCCGAGGGCGAGGTGCTGCGCACGGAGGTGAGCTGCAAGTTCCGCGCGGAGCAGGTGGAGGCGGAGCTGTCGGCCGCGGGGCTGCACCTGGCCGAGCGCTGGACGGACGCGGCGGGCGACTTCGCCCTCTCGCTGGCCCTCAAGCGCTGA
- a CDS encoding ParB/RepB/Spo0J family partition protein, which produces MLNGDKQKRALGRGLSALIPQAAPPPSAAAAAAVVVPPEPPTPPKGSVLKLPIEAIHRDTLQPRRHFDEEKLRELTESIKAQGVLMPVLVRKDGDGYKIIAGERRWRASQLAGLHEIPAIVREVTELEAFELALVENLQRADLNPMEEAEGYHRLVEEFGLTQDQVAQRVGKERSTVANALRLLGLPPEVKNMVAEGNLSAGHARALLGVPRIPEMNELAQQVAARKLSVRDTEKLVQQAKGGKAKDSGKPAKVSPQVKALTEELQRILGTKVRLVEKSSGKGTIEVDYFSYDDLDRILKVLRKE; this is translated from the coding sequence GTGCTGAACGGTGACAAGCAGAAGCGGGCGTTGGGCCGTGGCCTCTCCGCCCTCATCCCCCAGGCCGCTCCTCCTCCTTCCGCGGCCGCCGCCGCCGCGGTCGTGGTTCCTCCCGAGCCTCCCACTCCCCCCAAGGGCAGCGTCCTCAAGCTGCCCATCGAGGCCATCCACCGCGACACCCTCCAGCCCCGCCGCCACTTCGACGAGGAGAAGCTGCGCGAGCTCACCGAGTCCATCAAGGCCCAGGGCGTCCTCATGCCCGTGCTCGTGCGCAAGGACGGCGACGGCTACAAGATCATCGCCGGTGAGCGCCGCTGGCGCGCCTCCCAGCTCGCGGGCCTGCATGAGATTCCCGCCATCGTGCGCGAGGTGACGGAGCTCGAGGCCTTCGAGCTCGCCCTGGTGGAGAACCTCCAGCGCGCGGACCTCAACCCCATGGAAGAGGCCGAGGGCTATCACCGGCTCGTCGAGGAGTTCGGCCTCACGCAGGACCAGGTGGCCCAGCGGGTCGGCAAGGAGCGCTCCACGGTGGCCAACGCCCTGCGGCTGCTCGGCCTGCCCCCGGAGGTGAAGAACATGGTGGCCGAGGGCAACCTGAGCGCCGGCCATGCCCGCGCGCTGCTCGGCGTGCCCCGCATCCCCGAGATGAACGAGCTGGCCCAGCAGGTCGCCGCCCGCAAGTTGAGCGTGCGCGACACCGAGAAGCTCGTTCAGCAGGCCAAGGGCGGCAAGGCCAAGGACTCCGGCAAGCCGGCCAAGGTGAGCCCCCAGGTGAAGGCGCTGACCGAGGAGCTCCAGCGCATTCTCGGTACGAAAGTGCGCCTGGTGGAGAAGAGCAGTGGAAAAGGCACCATCGAGGTCGACTACTTCTCGTACGATGACCTCGATCGCATCCTGAAGGTACTCAGGAAGGAGTAG
- a CDS encoding FadR/GntR family transcriptional regulator: protein MEHLERAKLARRIEEDLEQMISRGEVHPSGNLPPEQLLARRYGVARGTVREALLRLAARGLILQRQGRKARAVPLEHALTLESVGVALHARGRARAERLRLLGGYFELKRETAVGLLVRACEYASERELEPLLDACFVLRDGARWEDGPRHWVEREFALLRVAAVAANRPGHFLLVQSLERAFKGMAEVVQPLLTSQPVRHWSDQTMDWLSSRNVEALRRDLPPLLLACDEHVLGCLHAASSQDVGPTRPG from the coding sequence ATGGAGCACCTGGAGCGCGCGAAACTGGCCAGACGTATCGAGGAGGACCTCGAGCAGATGATTTCCCGGGGAGAGGTCCACCCGAGCGGAAACCTTCCCCCCGAGCAGTTGCTGGCTCGCCGCTACGGTGTGGCGCGGGGGACGGTCCGCGAAGCGCTCCTGCGTCTGGCGGCGCGCGGGCTGATCCTCCAGCGCCAGGGGCGGAAGGCACGTGCGGTGCCTCTGGAGCACGCCTTGACGCTCGAGAGCGTGGGCGTAGCACTCCACGCACGGGGAAGAGCGCGTGCCGAGAGGCTCCGCTTGCTGGGGGGATACTTCGAGCTCAAGCGGGAGACGGCCGTCGGGCTGCTGGTGCGTGCTTGCGAGTACGCCTCCGAGAGGGAGCTCGAGCCCCTCCTGGATGCCTGCTTCGTGCTGCGGGATGGCGCGCGCTGGGAGGATGGCCCCCGGCACTGGGTGGAACGGGAGTTCGCGCTCCTCCGGGTGGCGGCGGTCGCGGCGAATCGTCCCGGGCACTTCCTGCTCGTCCAGTCACTGGAACGGGCCTTCAAGGGAATGGCGGAAGTCGTGCAGCCCCTCCTCACGTCCCAGCCGGTCCGCCACTGGTCCGATCAGACGATGGATTGGCTCTCCAGCCGGAACGTGGAGGCGCTGAGACGAGACCTGCCCCCGCTCCTCCTGGCCTGCGATGAACACGTTCTCGGATGCCTCCACGCCGCCTCCTCGCAAGACGTGGGCCCCACGAGGCCCGGCTAG
- the bacM gene encoding bactofilin BacM, with the protein MALLGKKEEKTNVPLLGRREDESVATRPGEVHTLLGKGSEFEGKLTFEGQVRIDGKFNGQIVTKDVLVIGDGARVTAEINAGTVIINGTVEGNVRAAQLIELHAPARVKGSLESPALTMDRGVIFEGTTKMENLGKAGGSPPPPGGDKK; encoded by the coding sequence GTGGCGCTCCTCGGGAAAAAAGAAGAGAAGACCAACGTACCGCTTCTAGGCAGACGGGAGGATGAATCCGTGGCAACGCGTCCGGGTGAGGTTCACACGCTGCTCGGCAAGGGCAGCGAGTTCGAGGGGAAGCTCACCTTCGAGGGACAGGTTCGTATCGACGGGAAGTTCAACGGGCAGATTGTCACCAAGGACGTGCTCGTCATTGGGGACGGGGCCCGTGTGACGGCGGAGATCAACGCCGGCACCGTCATCATCAATGGCACCGTGGAGGGCAACGTGCGCGCCGCGCAGCTGATTGAGCTGCACGCTCCCGCGCGCGTGAAGGGCAGCCTGGAGAGCCCGGCGCTCACCATGGACCGGGGCGTCATCTTCGAGGGCACCACGAAGATGGAGAACCTCGGCAAGGCAGGAGGCTCGCCGCCGCCTCCGGGTGGAGACAAGAAGTAG
- a CDS encoding sensor histidine kinase: protein MRPAEAHVVGGPEGNGEVMNRRLVLWAVGTVVLTQALLVAHAWGRWTVVGALCGLFVVRGVLNTRFLSRLTRVGRLRRGEQWALLLGNLTLSAVESQLLHWSLMAWINMLVQAVFLNGGAPSRQGLTVRRVGLGLHLAVSAGLGLRAGVEPGTVGLFCLAACAFYGLGETRCQLLLDALEASRESHRQLQRMQGQLVTHEKLSSLGLLAAGVAHEINNPMAFVTSNVRLLSRDLAAQRELPEELREYVDDVLPATLDGIRRVNAIVADLRRFARNDPEEPVEFDLNAEVSSALRLSQGERRGRCRVELEMGALRPIVGQPRQMGQVVLNLLMNAVQAVPAQGGVVQVSTREEAGEAVVEVRDNGVGMTNEVLGQLFQPFFTTKPVGEGTGLGLAVAYGIVTGHGGRIEVESEEGKGTCFTVRLPLTQTPLWTG, encoded by the coding sequence ATGAGACCAGCAGAGGCCCACGTGGTGGGCGGTCCCGAGGGGAACGGCGAGGTCATGAACCGGCGTCTGGTGCTCTGGGCCGTCGGCACGGTGGTGCTCACCCAGGCGCTGCTGGTGGCGCATGCGTGGGGCAGGTGGACGGTGGTGGGAGCTCTGTGCGGGCTCTTCGTGGTCCGCGGGGTGCTCAACACGCGCTTCCTCTCCCGGCTGACGCGGGTGGGCCGGCTGAGGAGGGGGGAGCAGTGGGCGCTGTTGCTCGGCAACCTGACGCTGAGCGCGGTGGAGTCGCAGCTGCTGCACTGGAGCCTGATGGCGTGGATCAACATGCTGGTCCAGGCGGTGTTCCTGAACGGCGGGGCGCCGTCGAGGCAGGGGCTGACGGTGCGGCGGGTGGGGCTGGGGCTGCACCTGGCGGTGTCGGCGGGGCTGGGGCTGCGAGCGGGAGTGGAGCCGGGGACGGTGGGGCTGTTCTGCCTGGCGGCGTGCGCGTTCTACGGACTGGGCGAGACGCGCTGCCAGCTCCTGCTCGATGCGCTGGAGGCCTCGAGGGAGAGCCACCGGCAGCTGCAGCGGATGCAGGGGCAGCTGGTGACGCACGAGAAGCTGTCGAGCCTGGGGCTGCTGGCGGCGGGGGTGGCGCACGAAATCAACAACCCGATGGCGTTCGTGACGAGCAACGTGCGGCTGCTGAGCCGGGACCTGGCGGCGCAGCGGGAGCTGCCGGAGGAGCTGCGCGAGTACGTGGACGACGTGCTGCCGGCGACGCTGGACGGAATCCGGCGGGTGAACGCCATCGTGGCGGACCTGAGACGCTTCGCGCGGAACGATCCGGAGGAGCCGGTGGAGTTCGACTTGAACGCGGAGGTGTCGTCGGCGCTGAGGCTGTCACAGGGGGAGCGGCGGGGCCGGTGCCGGGTGGAGCTGGAGATGGGGGCGCTGCGGCCCATCGTGGGTCAGCCGAGGCAGATGGGCCAGGTGGTGTTGAACCTGCTGATGAACGCGGTGCAGGCGGTGCCGGCACAGGGGGGCGTGGTGCAGGTGAGCACGCGCGAGGAGGCGGGCGAGGCGGTGGTGGAGGTGAGGGACAACGGGGTGGGGATGACGAACGAGGTGCTGGGGCAGCTGTTCCAGCCGTTCTTCACGACGAAGCCGGTGGGGGAGGGGACGGGGCTGGGGCTGGCGGTGGCGTACGGCATCGTGACGGGGCACGGGGGGCGCATCGAGGTGGAGTCGGAGGAGGGGAAGGGCACGTGCTTCACGGTGCGGTTGCCGTTGACCCAGACACCCCTCTGGACGGGGTGA
- the rsmG gene encoding 16S rRNA (guanine(527)-N(7))-methyltransferase RsmG gives MDNARFGDLIGQGCRALGVTVGEDVPARLNRLMGELLKWNAKVNLTAITAEEEVVEKHFLDSLAVLPEVEGAGSVLDVGAGAGFPGLPLKMARPSLSVTVVDAVGKKVGYVKAVVAVAGLGLTGTKAVHARAEGKPEAEGLPRADRVIARAFMDLPDWLDLAPAYLAEGGHVVAMLGKALSEDELRAQAGKRGLKLVSARAYRLPFSGAERQVAAFAK, from the coding sequence GTGGATAACGCGCGCTTCGGCGATCTGATTGGGCAGGGGTGCAGGGCGTTGGGGGTGACGGTGGGGGAGGACGTGCCGGCGCGGCTGAACCGGCTGATGGGCGAGCTGTTGAAGTGGAACGCGAAGGTGAACCTGACGGCGATCACCGCGGAGGAGGAGGTGGTGGAGAAACACTTCCTGGACTCGCTGGCGGTGTTGCCGGAGGTGGAGGGGGCGGGGAGCGTGCTGGACGTGGGAGCGGGGGCGGGGTTCCCGGGGCTGCCGCTGAAGATGGCGAGGCCGTCGTTGTCGGTGACGGTGGTGGACGCGGTGGGGAAGAAGGTGGGGTACGTGAAGGCGGTGGTGGCGGTGGCGGGGCTGGGGCTGACGGGGACGAAGGCGGTGCACGCGCGAGCCGAGGGCAAGCCGGAGGCGGAGGGGCTGCCGAGGGCGGACCGGGTGATCGCCCGGGCCTTCATGGATCTGCCGGACTGGTTGGACCTGGCGCCGGCGTACCTGGCGGAGGGCGGGCACGTGGTGGCGATGCTGGGCAAGGCGCTGAGCGAGGACGAGCTGCGAGCGCAGGCGGGGAAGCGGGGCCTGAAGCTGGTGTCGGCGAGGGCGTACCGGCTGCCGTTCTCGGGAGCGGAGCGTCAGGTGGCGGCGTTCGCGAAGTAG
- a CDS encoding ParA family protein codes for MGRIICISNQKGGVGKTTTAINLAASLAAAERKVLLVDMDPQGNAGSGLGLKRETLQGTVYDALLGGRPMGELLHPTELRYLQVVPATPDLTGAEVELVNQERREYRLRDALRPLAEQYDYILIDCPPSLGLLTLNSLIAADSVLIPLQCEYYALEGLSQLNHTIDLVRQAFNPELKMEGILLTMFDSRANIANQVVADVRDYFKEQVFTSVVPRNVRLSECPSFGKPILLYDIKSKGCESYLALGREIMQREPNPPPARKVA; via the coding sequence GTGGGTCGAATCATCTGCATCTCCAATCAGAAGGGCGGCGTCGGCAAGACGACCACCGCCATCAACCTCGCCGCGAGCCTCGCCGCCGCTGAGCGCAAGGTGCTCCTCGTCGACATGGACCCTCAGGGCAATGCCGGCAGCGGGCTCGGCCTCAAGCGCGAGACGCTCCAGGGCACCGTCTATGACGCCCTCCTCGGGGGCCGTCCCATGGGCGAGCTCCTCCACCCCACCGAGCTGCGCTACCTCCAGGTGGTCCCCGCCACCCCGGACCTCACCGGCGCCGAGGTCGAGCTCGTCAACCAGGAGCGTCGCGAGTACCGCCTCCGCGATGCCCTCCGTCCCCTCGCCGAGCAGTACGACTACATCCTCATCGACTGCCCGCCCTCGCTCGGCCTGCTCACCCTCAACTCGCTGATCGCCGCGGACTCCGTCCTCATCCCGCTCCAGTGCGAGTACTACGCGCTCGAGGGCCTCTCCCAGCTCAACCACACCATCGACCTGGTGCGGCAGGCCTTCAACCCCGAGCTGAAGATGGAGGGCATCCTCCTCACCATGTTCGACTCGCGCGCGAACATCGCCAACCAGGTCGTCGCCGACGTGCGCGACTACTTCAAGGAGCAGGTCTTCACCTCCGTCGTCCCGCGCAACGTGCGCCTGTCCGAGTGCCCGTCCTTCGGCAAGCCCATCCTGCTCTACGACATCAAGTCCAAGGGTTGTGAGAGCTACCTGGCGCTCGGCCGCGAAATCATGCAGCGCGAGCCCAACCCGCCCCCCGCTCGCAAGGTCGCGTAG
- a CDS encoding MgtC/SapB family protein: protein MDSYEPFLSLGLALAAGFLIGQEREYSAPDPREGRESFLGGSRTYPLVSLAGAASVLVARQFGPWLMLLSLAALGALLVVSYAGDVRQGRSHGLTSEVSLLLSYLLGALALTQGVLEPMRVKVLVVAGLTVVATTLLSMKPELHAFLGKLQRRDMSAGVQLLFVAVVVVPLLPDATYGPLDVLNPRQLGWLTLLIAGIGFAGYVAIQALGSRRGLVVTGLIGGLVSSTAVTLSFAGRAKGAPRELRQGCALAVMLASSLMFVRVTVEVAVVNPPMVRLVAVPMGAMAFTLLVASALLYRRAREARTEDSEVQVEFSNPFALSSALKFTVLFALVLLGARAATQFLGSGGAYLAGLLAGLTDVDAITLSMANLARTSALPEQVAVTTIFLGTTANTLTKGVMAAVVGGWSFGRWLLLVFAGTLGVGALALAVAGWR from the coding sequence ATGGACAGCTACGAGCCCTTCCTCTCCCTCGGACTCGCCCTGGCGGCGGGCTTCCTCATCGGCCAGGAGCGCGAGTACTCGGCGCCGGACCCACGCGAGGGCCGCGAGTCCTTCCTCGGCGGCTCGCGCACCTACCCGCTGGTGTCGTTGGCGGGAGCGGCCTCGGTGCTGGTGGCGCGCCAGTTCGGCCCCTGGTTGATGCTGCTGTCACTCGCGGCGCTGGGGGCCCTGCTGGTGGTGTCCTACGCGGGGGACGTGCGCCAGGGCCGCTCGCACGGACTCACCTCGGAGGTGTCGCTGCTGCTCAGCTACCTGCTGGGCGCGCTCGCGCTCACCCAGGGCGTGCTCGAGCCCATGCGGGTGAAGGTGCTGGTGGTGGCGGGCCTCACGGTGGTGGCCACCACGCTGCTGTCCATGAAGCCGGAGTTGCACGCCTTCCTCGGCAAGCTGCAGCGGCGGGACATGTCGGCCGGGGTGCAGCTGCTCTTCGTCGCGGTGGTGGTGGTGCCCCTGCTGCCGGACGCCACCTATGGCCCCCTGGACGTGCTCAACCCGAGGCAGCTCGGCTGGCTCACGCTGCTCATCGCCGGCATCGGCTTCGCCGGCTACGTGGCCATCCAGGCGCTGGGCTCCCGCCGGGGGCTGGTGGTGACGGGCCTCATCGGCGGGCTGGTGTCCTCCACCGCGGTGACGCTCTCCTTCGCCGGCCGCGCCAAGGGCGCACCGCGCGAGCTGCGCCAGGGGTGCGCGCTGGCGGTGATGCTGGCCTCCTCGCTCATGTTCGTCCGGGTGACGGTGGAGGTGGCCGTGGTGAATCCGCCCATGGTGCGGCTCGTCGCGGTGCCCATGGGGGCCATGGCCTTCACCCTGCTGGTGGCGAGCGCGCTGCTCTACCGCCGCGCGCGCGAGGCGCGCACCGAGGACTCCGAGGTGCAGGTGGAGTTCTCCAACCCCTTCGCGCTGAGCTCGGCCCTCAAGTTCACCGTGCTCTTCGCGCTGGTGCTGCTGGGCGCGCGCGCGGCCACCCAATTCCTCGGCAGCGGCGGCGCGTACCTGGCCGGCCTGCTCGCGGGGCTCACCGACGTGGACGCCATCACCCTCTCCATGGCGAACCTGGCGCGCACCTCCGCCCTCCCCGAGCAGGTGGCCGTCACCACCATCTTCCTCGGCACCACCGCCAACACCCTCACCAAGGGCGTCATGGCGGCGGTGGTGGGCGGGTGGAGCTTCGGCCGCTGGCTGCTGCTCGTGTTCGCCGGCACCCTGGGCGTGGGCGCGCTGGCCCTCGCCGTGGCTGGCTGGCGCTGA